A stretch of DNA from Hydrogenophaga sp. SL48:
CCGTTTGCGGTGAGCACCGTGCTGCCCGCGCCGGTGGCGGGATTCACCACCCACGCGCTCGCGCCCGAGGCGCTGCTGCAGGTCTACCGCGACCTGGAGTGCGCCGAGCCGCCGCCTTGCACGCTGCTCGCCATCCGCGCGCAGCGCTTCGAACTCGGCGAGGCGCCAGGCGAGCAGGCCCTGGCCGATCTCGCCTTGGCCCTGGCCTGGGCAACCGAGTGGGCACAGCTGCCCGAGGAGATGCTGACATGAAACAACCCCCACGCTCACTTTGTTCGCTGCCCCCCGAGGGGGCGCGTCAGTGGCTTCGGGCGGCCGGGCGCCACTGACATGAACGTGCTCTGGCTTCAAAGTGGCGGTTGTGGCGGCTGCAGCATGTCGCTGCTGTGCGCCGACACCACCGACTTCCAGGGCCACCTGCGCGACGGTGGCGTGAACCTGCTCTGGCACCCCTCGCTGTCGATGGCGAGTGGCGAAGAGGTGATCGCGCTGCTGCACTCGGTGCTGGACGGCGGCATCCGGCTCGACGCGCTGTGCGTCGAAGGCTCCCTGCTGCGTGGCCCGAACGGCAGCGGGCGTTTCCACATGCTGGCCGGCACCGGCCTGCCCATGATCCACTGGGTGCGCGAACTCGCGGCGAAAGCGAACCACGTGCTGGCCGTGGGCAGCTGCGCGGCCTGGGGCGGCATCACGGCCGGCGGCGACAACCCCACCGACGCCTGCGGCCTGCAGTTTGAGGACGACCGCATCGGTGGTCTG
This window harbors:
- a CDS encoding hydrogenase maturation protease, with the protein product MTRPEVAPLLVFGWGNPSRGDDALGPLLVEQLASHAQVLLPAGRLECLTDFQLQVEHTLDLVGRERVLFVDAAIDLQTPFAVSTVLPAPVAGFTTHALAPEALLQVYRDLECAEPPPCTLLAIRAQRFELGEAPGEQALADLALALAWATEWAQLPEEMLT